ATCGTGCATGCCAGCGACAAGCTCGATCAGCGCCTGAGCCGGGTTGTGAACCGTCCCGCCAAAAAGGCCGGAATGTAGATCCTTATCCGGACCGAACACGCGCAGTTCGAAATAGGCAAGTCCGCGCAAGCCGGTGGTGATGGTGGGTTTATCCGCAGCGATCATGCCGGCATCGGGATTCAGGCAATAATCGCAGGCAAGCATTTCCTTGTTATCCTTTATGAAATCGCCGAGATGTTCCGACCCGATCTCTTCCTCGCCTTCGACGAGCCACTTGACATTGACAGGTAGTTTGCCGTCGGATCTCATGACCGCTTCCACAGCCTTGATGGACGCGATGACCTGACCCTTCATATCCGAACCGCCGCGGCCGAAGAGGTAATCGCCCCGGACCTCCGCCTGGAACGGGTCGGATGTCCACAGTTCGAGCGGGTCGACGGGTTGCACATCGTAGTGACCGTAGATCATCACTGTCGGCGCGGACTTGCCCGCCTTCATCCATTCGCCGTAAACGACGGGATGCAGCGCGGTCGGCATGATTCGAACATTTTCCATACCGATGGAACGAAGTTGGCTCGCGACCCATTCCGCCGCCCGCTGAACATCCGCTTTGTGTTCGTCCAGCGTCGAGATCGAGGGGATGCCTATGAATTCCTTTAATTCGTTCAGAAACCGCTCGCGGTTCGAGCGGACGTACTCGATGGCTTTCTGTGTTGAAGTCATTAGGGTTCCTTTTATTTCACGTTTGCGTAGTTGGCGTTCTCCAACGCCAACAGGCGCGTATGAGAACGCACCTTACGCGGTTATTCTCACGGCGCAGGTTGGGTTTCTTCCTCCAACGAGCGGCGGGTGATGAGATACCATTCATCGATCAATGCCAGTCTGTCACTGACATCGTACATCGGCGCAACCTGCACGCCCTGTACTTGAGCATCCACCCCGTATGAATAAACGGGATAATATAACGGCAGGGACGGCATTTCCTTGGCGAAGATGACCTGGAAATTTTTATACAGCCGAATGCGTTCGTTGAAATCGGCGGCAGTGCGGGCGGTTTCGAGATACTCGCTTGCGGTACGGTTATCCCACTGTGAATAATTCTGCCCGCCGGTCGCCTCCGATTGATGCCAGAAAAGGTACGGGTCGGGATCGGGCGTGCGCGACGTGTTCAGGTCGGCAAGTGCGGCTTCATAACCGCGGGTCGTCAGGAAATCGTTCACCAGCGAATCATAAGACACTGACTGTAGATTCAATTGCACACCGATCAGTGCCCAATCCGCTTGAATCGCCTGGGCGATCTGGGCATGAAGCGCATCGTCGGGATGCACCAAAGTGAACGTCAGCGGCTGGCCGTCCTTCGAGCGGACCGTGCTTCCGGCTGTAAAGACATACCCTTCCTTGTTAAGCAACTGAATCGCCGCTTCGGGATCGTATGAAAATTTTTCGATCGCATCGTAATACGCCCACGAGCCGGGAAGGATGGGGCTGTCTGCGACGATGGCCTGGCCTTTAAGGATATGCGAGACGATCACCGTGCGGTTGACGCCAAGCATCAAAGCGCGGCGGACGCTGGCATTTTGTAAAAAACCGACAGCGGGATTGTTGTTGTTGAGGAAGACCAGTCCCATCTGCGGCAACCGGCTTGTGTATACAGAAAGAGCCGGTTCCATCAGCGCAGCGTCGAGCACATCCTGTGTCAATTGGCTGATACCGAGCACCTCGCCCTGACGGTAGGCATCCAAGGCGGCGGTGGAATTCGGGAAGTAACGGAAGACGACCTGTTCGATGAATGGCGGACCGAGGAAGTAATCCTGATTGGCTGTGAGGACCACGCCTGTGATCTGACCGCCGCTGATCAACAACTCTTCGAATTTATAAGGACCGGTTCCGACCGGCTTCAAATTGAATTCAGCGGTCGGGAGCTGGTCGGCCGGGACGGATTCCAGCAAATGTTTCGGCAGGATGCCGAACGACGCGTAATCCAAAAAGGGGGAAAAAGGCTCGGGCAGGGTAAACTGAAACGTCTTGTCGTCGAGGCGCTTGACCTGAATCTGCGACCACAAGTCCTTGATATCCTGCGGGAAAAGCGAAGCGGGACTCTTGATGGCTTCGATGGTGAAGATCACATCGTCGCTGGTGACGGGCTGCCCATCATGCCAGACCGCGCCCGGGCGGAGCGAAAAATTGTAGACTTTGCCATCCGCTGAGACACCCCAGGATTCGGCAAGGTCGGGCTGGGGAAGGCCGCGCGAATCGAACCTGACCAGACCGCTGAAGATGAGCCGGTTAACGTCGCGATCCGCGGAGTTGTTCCAATCCAAAACAGGATTGAGGCGTCCCATCGAGCCGATCAGCGCCTCGGTATAGATTCCGCCGGGCGCCGCTTCGGGCAGGGTGATGACGGTCACAGGCTGCTGGCTGAGCAAAAGCAACGCCACGATCACAAGTGTGACCGCCACGACGAGGATCTGCCAGCGTAATCGTTTCATGAGTAAGAGTTGGGGGTAACCAGCCCTCACCTCGAGCCCGAAGGCGGGATGAGGGGAATAAAAAAGAAAGGACCGCCCTGCCCGATGTGCGGGCATTTCATCACGGCGGACCCTCCGGAAATACCTTGCTTATTTTCCAATGATAATGATGGTAATGACCAGCGCGAAAAAGACCACGCTCAATGTGATCGTCACCCAAAACAGAACGCGCTCGATGCCGCGCCGCGCGGTGAATACGCCGCCGGTGTCGGCGCCGGTGAGTCCGCCCAGGCCTGCGCCTTTGCTCTGCAGGAT
This portion of the Anaerolineales bacterium genome encodes:
- a CDS encoding dipeptidase; the protein is MTSTQKAIEYVRSNRERFLNELKEFIGIPSISTLDEHKADVQRAAEWVASQLRSIGMENVRIMPTALHPVVYGEWMKAGKSAPTVMIYGHYDVQPVDPLELWTSDPFQAEVRGDYLFGRGGSDMKGQVIASIKAVEAVMRSDGKLPVNVKWLVEGEEEIGSEHLGDFIKDNKEMLACDYCLNPDAGMIAADKPTITTGLRGLAYFELRVFGPDKDLHSGLFGGTVHNPAQALIELVAGMHDKNGRITLPGYYDKVRKLSKKEREDFKRLPVKDKDLIKMTGVPALWGEPGFIPAERVGARPTLEVNGLLSGFTGQGSKTVLPAWAMAKISCRLVPDQTPEQTEKQLRAYLKKNAPKTIRWELKNLHNAGAALTQSDSPGVKALAKALETVWGKRPYFKREGGSIGSVVLLQKYVGADSLLTGFGLPDDNVHSPNERMHLPTWHKGIEAFTHFFFNF
- a CDS encoding peptide ABC transporter substrate-binding protein, whose product is MKRLRWQILVVAVTLVIVALLLLSQQPVTVITLPEAAPGGIYTEALIGSMGRLNPVLDWNNSADRDVNRLIFSGLVRFDSRGLPQPDLAESWGVSADGKVYNFSLRPGAVWHDGQPVTSDDVIFTIEAIKSPASLFPQDIKDLWSQIQVKRLDDKTFQFTLPEPFSPFLDYASFGILPKHLLESVPADQLPTAEFNLKPVGTGPYKFEELLISGGQITGVVLTANQDYFLGPPFIEQVVFRYFPNSTAALDAYRQGEVLGISQLTQDVLDAALMEPALSVYTSRLPQMGLVFLNNNNPAVGFLQNASVRRALMLGVNRTVIVSHILKGQAIVADSPILPGSWAYYDAIEKFSYDPEAAIQLLNKEGYVFTAGSTVRSKDGQPLTFTLVHPDDALHAQIAQAIQADWALIGVQLNLQSVSYDSLVNDFLTTRGYEAALADLNTSRTPDPDPYLFWHQSEATGGQNYSQWDNRTASEYLETARTAADFNERIRLYKNFQVIFAKEMPSLPLYYPVYSYGVDAQVQGVQVAPMYDVSDRLALIDEWYLITRRSLEEETQPAP
- the secG gene encoding preprotein translocase subunit SecG; this encodes MTNLLEIALIITSVGLILSVILQSKGAGLGGLTGADTGGVFTARRGIERVLFWVTITLSVVFFALVITIIIIGK